The genomic window ATGTGAGCAACGCAAACATGCCAAACTGTCCTGAACGAgccgcaggtttagaacatggctcagaagctcctggaagcacaAACATTAGCATTTGTAATTTGGTATTTAAGTTTTATTCCCTTGCCTCCTTTGTGGCCGCTCGCTCTCGTCGATCAAAGTCTCATTCAGTATCCATTGTTACAacagtatttttgtttaaaccaCTTCCTGCataaagttaatatgaaatccGTTGGATCTCTTTAATGATAAAACTTAATGTATCAGGTTTATTACCTAAACAAGCTACACAACTGTTGCACTGTTAAAAAATAATCGTataaaatataccaaaaaatCCTCTTGGTGATATCGATACAGCCACCTGTGACAACGATActttagtttaatgtcatgatTGAGgaatatttctgtattttctccTACACAAATGTCATATGTACATGGCTCTTTCTCACAAGCCTGCGATCTTTAAAGTGTGCAGTGGTCTGATTTTTAAGTAAATATcttaacatattcatatttcACGCTCTCTTGTTCAGCCCCCATTGGGAGAGGAAGGCGCGCGCAGGAGACGTACCTCATCTTCGGccggagaccagaccagacgAAGAAGACACAACTCTAACAGCAGCTCCAAACCAGCTCCAAAACCTTCTGCTACCAACAACCAACCAACCTCCAGCCCCACCCCCTCCgctgctgcctcctcctctacccCAAAAGAGAGCCCTGTCCCGGGGAAAGAACCAGCCAAAGACCCCTCTTCAAAACCAACCTCCGCTCAGGCCAAGAAAACCGATCCTACCAACGATAAGAAGAAAGATGGAAAGAAATGAACCTAGTTAGCTCAGATTTTTAAAGAGAAATGAGAATTGGTCCCTTGGTTTTTAGCTAGTGTGCTAATGTGTGTATCGTAAGGGAGGAAAACAGAAAGAACCAGCTAAACATGTTTTGGGTAGAATtggactaaaaacaaaacaaaaaaatggctGCCAGAATTTAGAAGAAAGACGCCAACTAGTGAACTTAACCAGCTCAAATTTCAAGGAGAGAAAAATCTAAATTGGTCCTGTAATTTTAAGCTAGGTTGAGAATGTATCGTAAAGAAGGCCGACAGAAAGAACCAGCTAAACATGTCTTGGGTAGAAtttgataaaacaaaaaaatgcaatcACTGACTTTAGATTCTGTTTGTGAAAGTAGAGATCAGGTCAACCATCAGAAGCACATGACCCTGAAATATGTAAAAGTTTGGGTCAAAAATTACCTACCACCAAAAGGCAGGCAACATATGAAGTTAAGGTTAGAAAAATTGAAAATGGCTACCACTCATTTTTTTGATGGTTTGAGAAGGATAAAAGAATGTTCAAATCTAGTACAGATGGTAGAAATGCTGCAAGAAAAGATTAGTATTTGCGATTAAattgagaaaaatgtatatggAGAGAATTGTTTAAAGAAATCTACCGCAAAAGAAGTGAACTGGCCACATGTTATGGGGCAGTATTGAtagtttgagagcagtattGTAATCTGTAAAGAAAAGTGACCAGGAATTAGCCAGGTAATATTTGcgataaaacaaaaattaaaatgtctgcCTACTTCCTTTCAGTGTTTTGGGAATGAAGAGAATATGCAAATCCATtacaaagaaacacaaagaaaactgAACAGCTACAGTTGTGCCATaggtttgaatgtgttttttttttatctaaatgGCTTCCACTGTTTCTAGATGACTTGAGATACTTCGTAGATTTGTAATTTTTAGCATTTCAATTTAAACATGCCGTTAGGATAGACACGATAACGTTTACAGCTAAAAATGCATTCCCTGCATTTTACTGTCTCGCTTTGGTGCCAAACAAAATGTGACACGTGCCTTaagttttaatacatttatcccataattttatttttattttttctgttgtttttttttcatggtttgTTCCAATGACAATCAGAGTGTTTTCAAGTCTTGGCAGATTCACCCTTAGGCTGAAACTGTCAACTATTTCTAATTAAAATCCTACATGGATCATTGAGTCGTATTCAGTCTGGGAGAACTGTTTAAAGTCATATTATGGGATATTTTGAAATGGTACTATTGTAATGGTAGATTTAATTTACTACAGTGTATGGGCCTGGGTGATATGACAGATCTActggaaaatgttttgttaattccatagactgtatatatagatggaTATACcaaacctgctagctgctgccaaacaggaagtgatcatgggcgcacttctggctccaattcactttatattgaaaaactgtggcccctctttctgtcactgctgctgtcagactcatcattttggtcttaaaacttAACAGGTTTAATCAAACCTGCATCAAAAAGCATCAAACTATGTGATGCTAAgctcccgctctctgctaaacaagAGGTGCaggcagaaaggggcgttaccttcatcagccacGCTCCTGATTGCTTCTTTGgttatgatacttgcagtcgaaattccaaatatggaacttggctccaaatccgcccctgctagcctcgatgagcttcacttgactagagccgaacgctgtgggtgacgtcacaatcacttagtccacttctttatacagtctgtggttaatttgcaaaatatattaaGTTTCAGTCCATatgaattcatttttattttgttcttagCAACGGAAAtcaaaagttgaaaaacatttcaaaatatttgcCAAAAAGGTTAATAAATGGCGCAAGTTGCTAAAAATTTTCCAAAATATTTTCCAATAATAAACATTTCATTGGCTTTATACATTGTATAGTGGAACATTGAAATCAAGGAGTGACTCACTTTGTCCGTTTGGCTTCAGAATGTTCTATCATGCAAAgagttttacttttacagatTATTAAACCAGATGTCCCCCCCAACCCATTCattctcattgggttcccctgcataaataaagataaataaataaaaataaataaaaccaagaaTTTCCTCTTTCAAACCCTGTAAAATCCTAACATGACCACATGCTGCCAACTTCAAAAAAGCTCTTAATATGTCACATTAATATGTCACATCAGGTTTTACTCCCGAAACCAAACTATAAtttattgctgtttttaaacttttgattTGAAACAATTTGAGTCTCAGATCATCTCTGGCCTTTTGTTGTAATGAAATGTTGGGTTTGTGTGTGCTTTAGCTATGCATTATATTTTAGCTTGTGTTAAGTTTTAAGGCTTTTTTTCTTGTGCTTTTATGGCACTTCATTTCTTTTATCGAATATgaattttaaaaggttttagcgataaagtttaaaaaatgtacataaaaatcATTTGCTATATACGATTATATTCTCAATTTTGGAAAAGATTTAATAGAagctttttggttttatttttgagtgAATTTTAGGATGATGTACTTGATGCATGttgataattgtaaaaataaaaaaaataaaaaaaaatataaatgaaagttGATTGTAAAGGCGTCTCGTGTCGTGTTTTTTCAGAAGTTGCTGAAAGCGAAAGTTAAACCGGATCAGTGGGATTCTGTTCCAAAGAAAACGACCTCAGCTGTCAGCGAATGTGATTCAATTTGCACCAAGGATTTAGACTTAAAGTGGttcaatgtttttaattatatgcAAAAAGAAATGACAGGAGAGGacagtttatttttagaacaggGAAGTGCAGGCCATGACTCTAAACCTGTGTCATAGTTTACATCTGTCAgaggttatttattcaacttaagaactgaagtgtttcattctgctgtttatttcttgaaGCTCACGATTTGtaacaatattttagatttgcaatagtttttgtggtttaaatctgcttttatgtGTTTGCGTCAGTGGTgtaaatgagtttcagtattatcgtttatcgtctatactTACTACATCGTCTATACTTACTACTTGTGAAATTTACAGCTCAACgtcattcaggaaaggttcatttctgtcaatgggacttaagtacttcagtattgatacctgttcAACTGAGGATCTAGttttatattagttttagtattgattagtattgtTCATACCTTTGACAGCCCGAGTACATGATCAGTAAATGCGTAGAATGTCGAATGGTTTACAAAATCTTAAAAATCTATCTGtatctatattgcatttattaaatacaGTTCTTTTTATACCAAGAAAAAAcggcattcttactgtgagcgggctcacctctccacagatctgacctggtggtgtcaacTGCTTTGGCTGCATAGAGATgaagatgtttaatgccatactgaggaacctgccaaagcaataacatttccatggagagaagcacacgcgtgaaagaagtactcaattttgttacttaagtaaaagtacagataccagggcaaaaaaatactacagtagattttttatgtgatcattttatttttaattaagtaaaagcattgaagtatctgtttaaaaatgtacttaaagagtgaaaagtaaaagtatttcgtgcagattttgagtcttataaatgtggtgattttgataaagatttgagctgaattttgttcgaCAGAAACAGCtaaattgatattttttttctgttttatttgtatatttttgttttactcaaattatgaatgtgttgaaaaataaactgtcagccttttcagcaggtctcacacaataataaaaaatactagaattttacttttcagtccagttaaaaaatgtagtggagtagaaagtagatactgctctcaaatgtagtgaagtaaaagtaaaaagtacacactgtaaaatgtacttaagtaaagtacagatacctcaaacgtgtacttaagtacaggaAGCAGGTAGCAGCCCccccacctgaaaagttgcataatgaaTTTTGTGGAACAGCACATTTTTTGTCatcaatataatataaaataatttcttcAGTGTTTCAGGCCTGTTTCAAAGTCGGTAGAAGATTAGTTCGGAGGAGCAcaactttttagttttagtttatgaCTGCAGCTCAGAAGTACACAGTGTTCTTTCTGCTGGAACACTCCCTTTTCCCTTTTGATTTCATGATGTTAAAAAACACATGAGCAGTGTTACTCAATGTTACTCAGTGTTACTCAGTGTTACTCGGTGCTTTGAATCTTGGCTTGAGAAGGTGTTTTCTGTCTCTATAATGTAAGAAATACCTGCCATTCTTCAGCTTCCTCTTTATGCGATGCTCTGGGCTCTATAAATATCAAAAGTATGCAGTGCTCCGCCCCGAGACTGCTCCATCTGTGCCAGCcagcaacaaaaaaacagtgaaaagttaaagttatgagtttattaaagtgttttttaaagttgAGAGGTTTTGGTGTGGGAAGTAAAgtaaatactaatactaataataataaggaaGTTATTTTCTTTCACAAAGTTGTCCAATGAAAATAGCACATGAATTAATTTATGAATAAGTGCCTAGGCCTTATGAGACATTTTAgcttatttaaaaatgataatattattttaaaggcaCAGTGTTTATGTGCATTTTAACTTTACCTGTTGCACTTGTAAACTGCTGACGCTTGTTTAAAACTGTGCACACGTCGCTATCTCATGTAACTTGCAGAACATTTATCTTTGACCCAGATAAGGTGCACTGTGACCCGCTCTTTGCCCTGGGCCGCCGCTTGGGAACCCTCCTCGCCTTGTGCACaaactctacacacacacacacacacacccccacacacacacccccacacccccacagatagatagagataaatagatatacatacatatatatacatgcacacacacgagatgtgtatatatatatatatatatatatatatatatatatatatatatatatatatatatatatatatatatatatatatatatatatatatatatatatatatatatatatatatatatatatatatatatatatacatacacacacacccctacacacacacacgcaccccctctctctcgccctccCACCGCGCGGCAGACTCACGCAGACTCACGCAGCCTCGCGCAGCCTCGCGCAGCCTCGCGCAGCCTCACGCAGCCTCACGCACTTACCGCGCGGCAGAGCGggagttctgctgctgtggccgcTCCGTTTCACGCGGGCAGCGCTATCCGAGAGCATGGCGGACGATGGGGACAACAGCGGACCCGTGGACACCAGCGGCGGGCAGGGGGCAGCGGAGGAGGCGGCGGACGGCGGGCTGGGACTCGGGGCGATGCTGTTGAATGTCGGGGTGTTGGTGGCGTTGGTGGCCGTGTGCCTGGTGCTGTACAGGCGCTGGGGGAGGCGGCTGTACTCCGCCACGGCCCAGGGAGACGAGGCCGCCGCGTTGCCCAAAATGAGGAGACGGGATTTCACTCTGGAGCAGCTCCGGGAGTACGACGGCCTCCAGAACCCGCGCATACTCATGGCTGTTAACATGAAAGTCTTTGACGTGACTAGCGGGAAGAAGTTTTACGGTAAAGGTGAGTGGAAGCACCGGGGAAGGAGCGGGTTGGAGTGGGGAGTCTCGGCCGTTCCGGGCGCGTTGTCCCGGGCAACAATTTGGGCGCAAACCGTTGAtcttagcttagcattagcccctttgcttttgttttgaatggGGCTAGCTGTTAGCAAGTTAGTATAACACTTcattatttttgtgcttttgcaGCTTGACCACACTcaatttaacacacacatttacgtTTATGCTGTCATGTCTTAttatgttgaaaatgtattaatttgaatGTTCTTGCCGCTTTTAATCCACACAGCTGTTAGCAGTAGCTCGTTAGCATGCTGTCTGCTCCCGCCGCTTGTTGACAGCGATTGTCTGGGAGCTACGTGCACATTGACCACATTTGGTGCTACTCACCTTCCAAAACATTACAGCAGTGCAAACTCGGCAAGATTTAACGATCTCCACCCACAGCCGaagtttgtttatttggctAACATGTTGAACTCTATCCCCGATGCAGAGGTCTATTTGCTATTAACGCTACTGCTTAATTCCTTGCATACATAATAAGTCCGAGCCCATTCTGGATAAAGCATTCATGTTAACCAACCAAACATTAATGCCTTTTATAGTAGCAGACCATAATGCAAAGTACAAGTGGTTCATTTGTAAATGCAGTACTTTAGGCTTGTAAGAAATGTTTTCTTGCTGGAGACCAGGTTTTAGTTCTAATACTTATGTAAGACAAGCAGTGTTTAAAGCAACAAATACTAAGCAAGTTAGCTGTACAACAACTGTTACAAGACGGCAACAGCTAAATGGTGGTAATGGTGGtcgtagtagtatttgtagtagtagttgttgtagtacttttagtagttttacttgtagttgtagtagttgtattagtttTAGTTGTTGTAACAGTTGTTGTAGTTGAAGCAGTAGTTATTatagtagttttagttgtagtagtatttgtattagtagttgtagtaaaagACTAAAATTCTAATTGTTGCCCTTTTGCCTGAACTGAAGCCATATTTACATACTTGTAATGTAACAGTTATATGGTATTTAATGAGTTGTTTGGtaaaataaattgcaaatgAGTTTCTCTTCAGTTATAAAACAACCTCAAACTTGCTTTTCTGCAGGAAAAATGCAAACTTTTTGCACAACTTCCCCCTAGGCTGGAATCTTGCATGTCTTTGGGATTTTCAGACCCGAGCAGTTGTTCCAAATCCCAAAATCCTGTCTGGTTTACGGCTGCAAGATAAATCGCACTGTGAATGTTTGCAATTAGGAAATCGCAGAGACTGAagaaaggtacactatgtaacctttctgttaGGGAgttcaccatggagatgttattgcatttgcttagaatgttccacagtatggcattaaactgatctattgcTATTTATActcatgttttattgctcaaaaatagtcATAGAAAACATGCCTTACTGAGTGCTCTTGCCTTTCCACGGATCTGACCCCTAACTGTATgcaaaataacatctccatgaatatAAGTCGAAAAGTTACAGTCTAACTCTGGTTTTCTTTGCAAACTAAATGCCCTGTCTGCTCGGGTTATGTAGAACCTgttagtttagacctctacaaacatgttcagaggtatgggattcttggattagtttaacgCTTCATATTCAGGCTTTTTCaaatgttaaagctgcactgtgtaacttttcgggtACATCTGATGCATGcgtttctccatggagatgttattacattgatttacagacacaatagtgaaataaaaaccccaggatcatgtagagcgggttaatacgaacatttaagaccaaaatgatgagtctgacagcagaagttacagagagaggggacacagtttttcaatgtaaaagcaatgtccatttatatatacagtctatgggttatATCACCAGTCCAAGTTACGggttcagatctgtggggaggcaatacattttttttttttgcaaattcaaATAATCTGTAATCCAATACCATATGGTAGATAGACAAAATTAATGTAAtagtgtggaactttccaggcaaagcaatagcatctccatggaaacaagcacttgaaaagttacgtagtgcaccttttaatccTTCTGTATATTGTGAATTCTTGAAATTCTCAAAACATGAACTGCAAATCCAATGCTTAAATATGTTGCTAAAATCCTGATTAAATCTGTTTGTGGATGTGCGCCCTGCAGCCCTCGCCTCATTGGCTAAAAATCTGACTTAAACGAGGCTTTAAATGTCCACAGTTGTAGTTGTGTTTCTGAACTCTGTCTGAGCTGTGAGACCTGGCTGACTCACCCTTCAACTCTGATAAActataattattcacagtgactTCAGCACAGCTCATAtatcactcctctctctccctctaactctctctctccaactctttcctctctctcatcatttttctctttgtgtcttgcccctctatctctctctctctctctctctctctctctctgtctcttgagTATCCTTGTGTCATTAGGCATGTCACTTTAACACATTGTGAAGTTCAAtattttgctgaagtaaatatagacgataaacaataatattaaaactcatTTCTGCTactgacacaaaaaaacaagagtagatttaaacaacaatattgtacatttagaatgtTTTTGTGAAGTCATGAGCTGGAATAAAtacacagcagaatgaaacatttTTGTCGTTAATTTGAGTCTGTAATGTTCtgtaagttcaatgccatactgtggaacattccaggccattacatatacatggagacaagaatgtTTGGGAGCCTCCGGCAGAAAAGGTACTTGGcatacctttaaataaaatcaattgatactttgcaggtgatgtcatcaatattccctTGGGGTGTGAAGCTgtctgtaggcactgctctgtctgaagctctggtTAAAGTCAATTAGATTTTAACctaagcttttttttaaacacaatctgaccataaaaaactgacttagctggagcTACAAAAGGGGAGCTGATTTGTCCTGTTAAagaagtccctctcaaataacattacagtcacaagctaacattagcattagccagcagttttaGTTGagagttagtcactctcacccttttgtgtaaaatcaaattgctaaacaggaccatgaacactctgGTAGATCACAGGTTTCTGaaaatgggctctttaaatacagtttggatttgttttcttgaattttcagaTGCAcggtgtgtgcattgtgtcaccatggtaactactgaCATtacaccatagacatacatgcagaacccccCAGCATGCTGTCACTGTATCAATAGTACATAGAATAGATACACTGCAGTACCACATGTTAACTTAAATGGAGCCTTAAATGCTCTGtctcacataacatatttatatttagttaAAGAGGTAGTTAGTTAATCTGCTTCAGTGGGACAGAGGCAGAGGTTAAAGTGAATAACAATGACCCATTTATTCAGCTGAAATGGTCTGAAGCTTTTAAAGTGCAAATACAGGCAAATACAGCAATACTGAAGCTGAAACTTAGGTAATGTCAGGTTTAACAAAAAATCTGACCCATAGTTTATTTTTCTAgtttataattgtacttcctAGTTGGACTCAGACAGCAGGTAattctgttacctagcaaccataatggaaacattttaaagtactgtgtatttccccatgtatttgagcagaatgtGTCTCACCCAGGACAGATGTATTGTTTAAGTAGATCttaaggttaaaataagtcagctgtgtgctgtctgcatctaattataaaacattttactgtctAACCAGAAATGTGTGTTAGCATTCTTGTGTGCTTCACCATGATGCCAAATCTACTTTgacctctgagagttgtgaaaagtgcttataatctcatcatggtgagtaattaaggtattctgaatgcataaggtaagtgaggagtaattttggaccactgcaaactgtttttcatgtttttgagacggtaaaaattaggtacagcacctttaatttgtTGTTGCGATTAACATCTTTTAGTTATGTTGTTAAACCTGGTTCACAGAAATGTGTCCCACTCCACAAGCAAATTTATTTAATCACATTAGAGTCTGAGCAAGGGAAATCTgaacaagaatcccatgcatttcagataCAGAGACTTTAAACCCCTACATCttttactatcttaaaaacatgaccaacagaactagttcattttaaacggtttacagtggtccaaagttactgcTCACTGACCttttgcattcagaacatcctaattattcaccaagatgattttataatgtatatattatatttttttacttgagtagttgcTGTTCTGAATCGAAATACAAACTTGAAGCCCTCCATGAAATTTCTCAGGGGGCACTACGTAACCTTTCTGCttatcacttgcttgtctccatgggcatgttattgctttcctttgaatgttccacagtatgtcacaaAAGTGTGAATgttcatggagacaaccagagaCCAGATCTAAACTGTAGGGAAAGAGgctttatacagaataagaatatttagttgtttgtggatGAAACTGCAGCCTCTATGTccacccccaccagaaaagttccacagtgcatctttaaacagcCGTCATTCATAAATGTTAATATTCTTTGTTTCCGTATCAGAAACTGTTGAGCCCTTGGAGCAGGGCTCATCTCTGAGGTAAGACTGTGTTGAGCCAAGTGTTGTGCTCCACGTGCTGCTCAGATGATCCTCCTCAGGCCAGAAAGAACTTCTACTGATATAAGaagaaaatacaacaacaacaaaaacggGAACAAAAACTAGCACCAcagataggcctgtcacaataacatattgTGAAGACGGATATATCGCTAATGTAAATaaagacgataaatgataatattgaaactcatttctTCCACTGACACAAACCCAAGagaagatttaaaccacaaaaattattctaaatctacaatattgttaaaaatcttgagctgcaagaaatgaacagcagaatgaaacacttaagtccttAGTTTGAGTCTAATGAGTCAGacaaattatttattcaaatgtttacagcttaaatctgatcatatagacacaaaataaccaaaaatgtcccagtagagcaaagaaaaagtcacatgatacatatcaacccaaaacacatGTAGTTCCATCTTTGATATACAGAAGTCGATATAgggattattgtgacaggcctgacCCCAATGTGATGTTCTGGGGTCAAGCTATTCTTCACATTCAGTTTTACACCTGTCTATACAAAGTTTTTTGATGATGAAATTTGCTTTTGTAGTTTTGTGCCAGTGATTGCAAACAGGAGAGATGAAAGACCTTTTATACATCAATAAAAACTCATTTAACTATCGCATAGACTAAAATAGATTTATAAATGACCATGGCATCTGAATTTTTTAGGTTTTGTATGCCTGTTTTGGCAGTATGTCAATAGCTtaatttcctgtattttttatggACAATCTTATCTAGAATTTTACCTATTAtaactgtcctggtttagtcctggtttagtaaagTAAGGTATAATTTATTGTCCCTGTGGggaaatctgcatttgacccatcttgtAATTGCACTTTGGCAACTTGTCCAGAGCAGTGCCACGCCCGGAgacccatctctagatcttgagctagtcttgatcTGGACAATCTTATCTAGAATTTTACCTATTAtaactgtcctggtttagacctggtttggtcccagtcAGAGTTGGCAAAGTAAGTGCAATGTTactttaatatattttcatGTGAAAATTAGGCTTAAACTATTGACATGACACCCAGGTGTaaaaaaggtacagtgtgtaacttttttgatttgaatgttccacagtatggcatttaaagcACAACTTATTAAACCTTATTAAAAGTCTTTGTCAGTCCTTGTGAtgattaaatgtatatattcgTCAAATTAATCTGTCTGGTGTCTATTCAAGGGCAGGAGTTGAAGTGCTTAAAATAtactcaaaacaaacatgcacgCAGGTGATGTGaagagagaaaaatacaaacgaacatgacaacaacacaacacacacaacaacttTTGTAGGGGAAGggggagttttttttatttttgaaatgcATATTGAAAAACGTTGAAGCGTCCTCTCAGTGAGTCGGTGTAATCCTCATTTAAATGTTCACGGTAGAAAATTAATGGCAGGTTTCATCAGTCAAAACACCTCAACTTCAAAAGTGTCTAACAGGCCCTCTTCTTGGGCTTGtcccattttgaaaaaaatcgGGCCAGACCACTTCTGGGCCGATTCCTGAAGGCGGTGAGGCGCATGTTCAGATGTTTCATGGCGTCCTGCTGGAACTCTGTGGGCTCTGGTCTTAAAGCCATCTCCAGGAGCTTACAGGCAGAGCCGTATTCGTAAATTAAGTCTCTGGCTCCGGCTTTGCCCAGCTTCTTGATGTTCTTGGGTTTGAGATAAACTCCATCTGGGATTGTGAACTGGCCCAGAGCCTTCTCCAGAGTCTCCACGACTGCGTCATGGTGGGACCTCAATTTGGCTGGCAGTTTTTGGAGCAGTTTCTTGACCAAAGCGTGGATCACTAGGCTCTGCACTGAACCCAGGGTTTGTGAAGCCTGAGGAGCTGCAGTGGGCTCTGGAGCTGAGGCTGGCTCTGAGTTTGGTTCTGTCCGCAGCTTCTCGTCATCTGCTATTATGTTCTGTGCAGTTTGGGGCTCCACCTTCTCTGGGTTTTCCTCTGTAGTTTGGAATTTCACTTCCTCTGGGTTTGCCTCCTCTGCTGGAAGTTTGCTTGATTTTTGGACCTCTATTAgactctctgtgtcctctggggTTTGGTCCTCTGGTATGTGGGACTCAGTGAgactctggtctctctctctgctttcagGAGATTCAACGCCAGTTAAACTGTCACCAAACATACTCGGGATCTCATCCAGATATCGGATCTCCTCTGGAGTAGAACTCTCAGGAATCTGTTCCAGTCCAGGTTCTTCTGACGTTACGTTTTTCACATCTTCAAAAAGTCCAACTGTCTCTGTCACCTGCAGGATTTCAAGCTGGAGTACTTCTGGAACAGAGTTTG from Periophthalmus magnuspinnatus isolate fPerMag1 chromosome 22, fPerMag1.2.pri, whole genome shotgun sequence includes these protein-coding regions:
- the pgrmc2 gene encoding membrane-associated progesterone receptor component 2 yields the protein MADDGDNSGPVDTSGGQGAAEEAADGGLGLGAMLLNVGVLVALVAVCLVLYRRWGRRLYSATAQGDEAAALPKMRRRDFTLEQLREYDGLQNPRILMAVNMKVFDVTSGKKFYGKDGPYGIFAGRDASRGLATFCLEKDALREEYDDLSDLTAVQMESVREWDMQFMEKYDYVGRLLKPGDEPSEYTDEEDIKDHLKHD